Part of the Xiphophorus maculatus strain JP 163 A chromosome 3, X_maculatus-5.0-male, whole genome shotgun sequence genome, ATTCTAAGCCAGACGAGGGTTTTTCCTCCGCTGTCTCTCCTCTGGGCTGTGTTCTCTGTCCCATATTGTATATCCTGTTCCAACGACTGTCATTGTACAGGACAACACATTTTGAAGTTTGTGGACGACACAGTTATTGTCAGTCAGCTACAGGGAGAAGATCACTCACCTGGTCAGgtgttggaggattttattATGTAATGTGACAACTTGAAAAACCTATCTACATGAGACAAATTTTTACAGGGCCACTAAGAACATCAGAATAACCACTCTTAACCAAACTAAATGATAACATCTGCCTATGGTATGCAAAGTGTTTCATTTTATGCACAAATTGTTGATACTGTGACTGTatgaatgtgttttactttacggttgaagagagaaagaaaactttcCACCTTAGTGgacaataaagttttattttatctgatcTTATTATCTGAgctaacagaaacattttcGAAAACAGTCACACAAAAGGCATTCTTCCCTCTGCTTGTCAATCACGTCATGTTGAATTTGAGCTGCTGCCATCTGGACAGCGATTCAGACCGCCCGGATCAAGAACCAAAAGTttgctttttcatttgaatgggattgtttataatatatattttttaatttattaataatttgaatagttttctttagtgtttttgcCAATGTTGTAGCAtgattgtgtctgtgtgtatttttttttttaatgctttccaCCTGGTTGCGAGGGAAAAGTTCCCcacaggaacaaaaacaaagtgatacTGATACATGTTTACAAATAGGACCAGAAGCTGAAGTGGGTGTGAACAGTTTACCTCACATGCTTCCCATGAATGAAGGACAGCACACAGAGGTTCACCATGTTCCAGGATGAGCTGTTGTCATACCGCATCAGGTTTAAAGCCATCGCAACGTGGGAATGACAGTTGTCCATGCACAGGTTGTGCTTCAATGCGAAAAAAAGGGGGGAGTGGGGGGGAACAAAAGACATGTGAATAATTCTGTAGCAGCATAAAttatgattaataaaatatattgtatgCAGTCATACCGGCCTGCATTTGTATTCCTCAGATGCATCGTGAACTGCTTGGTCCCACGTTGCTGCACCATTACCACAGACTTTGTCCACATCGAGCCTCCAGTACCTACAACGTGAGTCATTGGTGTGTTGATCTGATTAACAGCCTTTTGAAACtataaaataccagaatttagTCATCACACCTACTTTGTGGGTCGACCAAACCCCATGTTATCCTCCTGAAAGGggaattacatattttatattagcTAACAGCAACACTTTCAATgaaactacagaaaaacaagaacattttacagTCTGCACGCTAACTGTCATTACAGTTGATGTCTTGTCACATGATCCAAAGAATAAGAAGAGAAGAGCAACTGACCGAGACAAAGTAAGATCCCGCAAAGTCTCGTATGACCCCTGAAGAGGTGCAGATGCCCATGTGACCAATGAAGGGGAGCACCCACCTGCAGGATGATTGAACGAATGAGTCAGTTCAGGTTCAACAGAACACGATCTGTGCTGCGCATCTAATGCATCTGCGCAAATGAACGCAAAAGCACACGGCGAGAACTGATCTGCTCTGACCGGATGTTTGCGGGGGAAAATAGCAGTCAGCTGACAGAGTTGTCAGCTGCAGCGTCCGCCGCTAGAAAAGCAGGATGGGGAAATATTAGCTTCTTACGATAAAATAGGAATAGGCGTCCAGACAATGCAGTACGGGTAGCGGCAGCTTTTCCTGCCGCTTTTTGGGAAATCACCCTGGAAGTTCATCATGATGTCCGTGTCGTCCACCTCCGCCATCACAGCCTGAGATCCCGGAGGGAGACCCAGACGACGCTGACGCAAATGCAGCGTGGAAACGGAAGGGTATGGCAGGCTGTTGTGGCATATAATCTGACAGGACGCGTGTGTCACGTTTGAACTTCATTTAAAATCGTGTAAAAATTCATAAGAACTTCCGATTGACCGTCTCAGCACTCAGTGACCGCCCCATATGCGGTGCCATGTAAAAGTGTTCACACCTCTTCAACTTGTCTACATTTATGTTACAAACTCAGACCTCAATGTGTTTTCTTACGAAATGAAATTTGTGCTCATTTGTgaaaagggaggaaaataagattttatcGCCCCGTgcaaatagaaatctgaaaagtgggcCCTGTTCAATTTGATACCCATAAATTGGTAGATTCATGGGCGTCCAGCTTCATTAATCCTCACGTTCATTAGTGCTTTATAGTTAATATCAAAATCAAGTGTAGTCATCAATTGTGTTAATgtccaaaatatacttttaaatatgagttcccattattatttttttaaataacattgtcTAAAATGTCTAAATTCCTACCCCTGGCCTGTCTATGGAGTTCCATCATGATGCCGTTTACTAttattctctaacaaacctttaaatgtttaacaagtttgttttatttgtgggCAATCAGAGTACAGAGTCTTAtatactttgtgttagtctgtcaCAGAACATCTCAGTAAAATCCCATCAGTTTGATGGTGGCATTATGATGAGTTCAAAAAGTATTACTTTTGGAAACCATTTTGTAGGTGTACAGTTTTCTGTAATTGCTTTAATCTGGGCGAATAATAGGAATAGTGAGAGAACAATATCAGTCAGTGAGTGTTAGAGCAATGCAAATAAGGTTAGTTGAGCATACACATTGAAAGCTAAATCAATTGTACTTTACTAGACATACCACCACTGTCAGAAGACTGCAGGCTCATGAAgcattctttattttaacataGAATATAGCAtcacaaaataactcaaattagCAACTAAAGAAGTTTTTCcaacttaaataattttatcCAAATGTTCCTTTTAGAGGCACTATTCCTTGGAGCTGGCTACTCTCATTTCTACTGTTTTTAGGACATTTTGTTCTGCGATAGtcagcagaaacacagagaaaagttCATGGTGATGAATGAGCATACAGCAGCTTGAGACAGTGAGCTACATCTTCCTAACCTAGATAGTATTCTGTCTGCACTGATGTTTCACTTGTGCAAATGTTAAATGCTTGTGGGAATActagaaaaaaaaggtgaaagacAAATAAGTTAataatcttattttaatttaa contains:
- the LOC102220318 gene encoding transmembrane protein 222-like; this translates as MAEVDDTDIMMNFQGDFPKSGRKSCRYPYCIVWTPIPILSWVLPFIGHMGICTSSGVIRDFAGSYFVSEDNMGFGRPTKYWRLDVDKVCGNGAATWDQAVHDASEEYKCRPHNLCMDNCHSHVAMALNLMRYDNSSSWNMVNLCVLSFIHGKHVSWAAVLKTWLPFVMLCGVLATFILTLNLQ